In Embleya scabrispora, the DNA window CCCCCGAGCACAAGTCCGGGGTCGGCCGCCCGGGCGGTCCCGGCACCGAGAGCACCCGGCTGATCGCGTTGGCCGAGGACTACAGCGCGCACAACTACCACCCGCTGCCGATCGTGGTCGCCGAGGCGCACGGGGCCTGGATGACCGATGTCGAGGGCCGGCGCTACCTCGACATGCTGGCCGGGTACTCCGCGCTCAACTTCGGACACGGCAACGCGCGCCTGATCGACGCCGCCAAGCGGCAGTTGGACCGGGTCACGCTGACCAGCCGGGCGTTCCACAACGACCGCTTCGCGCCGTTCTGCGAGCAGCTCGCGGAGTTGGCGGGCATGGAGATGGTCCTGGTGATGAACACCGGGGCGGAGGCGGTGGAGACCGCGGTCAAAACCGCGCGCAAGTGGGGCTACGAGGTCAAGGGTGTGCCGGACGGGCGAGCCAGGATCATTGTGGCGGCGGGCAACTTCCACGGCCGCACCACGACGATCGTCAGCTTCTCCACCGACGAGGAGGCGCGCCGGCACTTCGGCCCGTACACCCCGGGCTTCGACGTGGTGCCCTACGGCGACGCGGCGGCGTTGCGCGCGGCGATCACCGACGACACGGTGGCGGTGCTGATCGAGCCGATCCAGGGCGAGGCCGGCGTGCTGGTGCCGCCGCCGGGCTATCTGGCCGAGGTGCGCCGGGTCACCGCCGAGCGCGACGTGTTGTTCATCGCGGACGAGATCCAGTCCGGGCTGGGCCGCACGGGCCGCACGTTCGCGTGCGAGCACGAGGGTGTGGTGCCCGACATGTACATCCTGGGCAAGGCGCTCGGCGGCGGCATCCTGCCGATCTCGGCCGTGGTGTCGTCCCGCGCGGTGCTCGGCGTATTCGCCCCCGGCGAGCACGGGTCGACCTTCGGCGGCAACCCGCTGGCCTGCGCGGTGGGCCTGGAGGTGCTGGACATCCTGCGCTCCGGCGAGTTCCAGCAGCGCTCCGCCGACCTCGGCGACCACCTGCACCGCGAACTCGCCGCGCTGGTCGGCCACTCCGTGACCACGGTCCGGGGCCGGGGCCTGTGGGCGGGCGTCGACATCGACCCGGCACACGGCACCGCGCGCGCGGTCTCCCAGGCCCTGCTCGACCGGGGTGTACTGGTCAAGGACACCCACGGCCAGACCATCCGCATCGCCCCACCGCTGGTCATCTCCAAGGACGACCTGGAGTGGTCGTTGGACCAACTGCGCGCGGTCCTGACGTAGTTCCCGGTCGGGGGAACGGCCGCCCCCACGGGGGCGGCCGTCGTCACGCGGGGCCCGGTCGGCGCGAGGGAGAAGTCAGCCCCGAAGCGCGTGAACGAACGCCGCCCAGGGGCCCGCAGCAATGTTCAGGTGCCCGAGACCGGGGTCCTTCGAGTCGCGGACCGGGACGAAGCCCGGGAGATCATCGCGGACTTCGACACAGTTGCCCTGATCCCCGTTGCTGTACGAACTCTTGCGCCACGCCGTGGCCCCTGTGCCTGGGGTTGCTCGCATGCTTCGAACTCCTTGATGGCTGCCCGGATCATCGCGGCCGACTCTTGTGGAGAGAGGGCGTAGGCCCGTAGCCGATCGTACGACGCCTGGTGCTCCGCGACCGATGCCGCATCCTCGATCAACTGCCCGGTATGGCTTCCTTCGAGGTAGGAGACAGGGGCACTGTCCGGTGGGGTCAGCAAGGTCAGCGACCCGTTCAGTTGCGCATGGGCGCCGGAATCAAACGGCAGGATCTGCAATGTGCCGTACTGCGTATCCATCTGGGGCAGGAGTGCCTCCAGTTGCGAGCGCATGACGGATGCACCGCCGACCGAACGGCGAATGACCGCCTCGTCGAGGACCGCGCCATATCGGGGAGGTTGCTGTCGGCCGAAGATTCGCTGACGATTCATCCGCGCCGTGACCCGCCGTTCGATCTCGGCGTCCGAAGCCCCCGGCTCGAAGGCCCGAAATTGGGCGCGAGCGTAGCCCGGAATCTGCAACAGTCCGGGTACCGTCTGGGCCGCGAACTCGAGAATCCGGATCGCTGACGCCGCTATCGCCATGAACGCGCGGTATCGGTCGGGGAATTGATCGTGCTCGACCATCTCATACAGCCTCACGAACAGGCCGTCGGTGTCGAATGCGAGGTCCAGCCTGGCCGGCATGTCCGGCGGGATGCGGCTCTCCCCGGTTTCATACCGGGACAGGGCGGCCTTGCTGTAGCCCAAGACGGCTGCGCATGTGGTCAGCGACATGCCCAGGCTGTTGCGTTTGACGCGGATCTCCCGCCCGTACATCTGGCGCGGGGAACCTTTGCTCTCTAGGTCTTTCTCCTGGAATCGCACAGGTGTTCCTCTATTCCGTTCCGCTATGGATCGGTAACGGTGTCGGGCCGCGAAGTCCGGCCTTCGGGTCGATCATAGGAACACACAGCGACCGACTACATACGGAAGTTGAACCGGCCGGCTGCCGTGTAGTCGAGACAGGGGGCGAGTCATCGCCTTGGACAGCTGCTCGCCCCCTGCGTGCCCCCATGGAGAGGACAGCACCACCATGCCAGAAACACATGAAGCCGGCGCCGTTTCGCCGGTCGACGCCACGGTGACGGACGCTATGCAAAATGCCCGGCTCGCCTGTCTCGTGCGGCAGGCCGCGCTCGTGCTGCGACGGCAGGAGGCGGCTCGGCCGCGTCGCGAGGTGGTGGCGCACAGTTCGGAAGACCTGCGGGTCGGTGAGGAGTTCTTTCAGCGGTACCGGCACGCGCGGTGCCGGGATGGCGGCTCCGGGCGGGATGGCACGCTCATGGACGTGATCGGCACGACCGTCTACCTGCGTGGGCGGGACGGGCTCGAATTCGTGTGCCGGGTCCACGACTTGGTGATCGTGGCCGCGCCGCCGCCGGGGCTCCATCGGCGTGTGCGCTACATCGGGGCGGGCGAGGCCGGGCCCCGGCCGGACGGCGTACTCACCGAACTGTGGGCCGTCGACCAGGGCAAGCTCGCGATCGTGCAACCGCCCGCTCGCCACGCCTGGTTCGCGCTGCTGTCCGAGTTGGAGAGCGTCGGCCTCACGCTCGGCCCCGTGGCCGACTGGGCGGAGCCGCCCTTCGTCTCGGACTCGGCCGGGCGGCGCCCTCCGCGGCGGTGACCGCGCGTCGGCCGGGTTGTTCGGTTGTCCACGGTCTGTGACCTGGGCTTTCGGACAATCCCCCGGCCCACCAGAGTCGGCCTCGGATGTCCGGCGAGCACCGTCCCGGGCATCTCCACGAGACGAGAGGTGGGAAAGACATGCGGATCCCTCGCATCTTCACGACCGCCCTGGTGGGCGCCGCGATCGCGGTCACCCTGGGCACAGGCCCCGCCGGCGCGACCGGACCGCGCGCCGTACCCGCGGGGGCCGAGGCGAACTCCGCCACGGCCCTGAAGGAATGTGGCGTGCGAGCGCACGACGGCCGGTTGTGGTGTGGCAACAGGGGTGAGGCGCCGGTCCGGCGGGAGCCGTACCACGAGAGCGATTTCATCGGCGAACTGTTCACCACCTTCAGCTGGTTCGACTGCTGGGCCACCGGCGGCCTGCACGGGGGCGGCAACACGACCTGGTACCACACCACCCCCGACTGGGGAGACCCCGGATACATCCCGGGCGACTGGGTGTTCACACCCTCGTGGTTCGACGCCGACCCTTCCCGGTACGGACTCAGGCACTGCTGACCGACCCGAACGGGAGGACCTACCCATGAACACACGTATCCGTCCACCGGTCCGTCGCACGGCGACGACCGCCACGATCGCCGGGTGCCTCGCGGGGGTGGCCATGCCGAGGGAAAGGATCGCTACTGCGTGACCGTGGCCGCCGGCACGGCCCGTGCGACTCCTCCGGCTACGCCTTCAACGGCTCCTTCGGCTCGGACGTGCCCTACGTGGGCGACACGCTCGACGATGCCGTGACGTACATCAAGATCCGGCACTGACCCGCCACGCGACACGGACCGGAGCCGGTACCTCGTTCCCCCGGGTACCGGCTCCCTCACGTGCGGCGGCGCGCCTCACCCCGAAGGGCACGGCGGATGAAATCCCACACCGGGGAAATACCGGTTCCACTCCTCGCGGGTCAGTCGCGGATGGGCGAGCGCGCACACCCGGGCCGCCACGCGCTCGACGTCGGTGAACCACAACCGCGCGGTGCGATCCTCGCTCGCCGTGACCAACACCCGACCGTCGGGGCCGAAGGCCAGTGCGTGGACCCGGTCGGTGTGACCGGCGAGAACGCCCTCGGCCCGGGGCCGGCGCGGATCGCCGACGCCCCACAGGCGCGCCGTGCCGTCCACTCCGGAGGTGGCCAGGGTGCGCCCGTCGGAGGCGAACGCGACGGCGGAGACGCCGCCCACGTGCCCGGTCAGCGTCGCGAGCGGACGCGGCGCCACGGGGTCGCCGACGTCCCACAGCCGGGCGGTCCCGTCGAAGCCGGCCGTGGCGAGCACCCGACCGTCGGGGGCGAACGCGACCGCGTCGATCCCGTCCGTGTGCCCGACGAGATCGCCCAGGCGGCGCGGATGGCGAGGGTCGGCCACATCCCACAGGTGGACCGCGTCGAGTTGGGAGACCGCCAGGATCGCGGCGCGCGGATGGAACGCGACAGCCAACGAACCCGCGCCCTCCGGCACCACCCCCACCTGGCGCACCCGGGCCGGATCGCTCACATCCCACAGCCGCACCCCCGGAGTGCCGCCTCCGGCGCTCGCCAGGAGGTCCCCGCCCGACCCGAACGCCAGGGTGCGCACGTCGTCCCGGGCAGGCACGCTCGACAGCCGGATCGGATGTCGCGGGTCCGCGACGTCCCACAGGCCGATCGTGGTGTCGATGCTCCCGGTGGCGGCGATCCGTCCGGAAGGGGCGAAGCCGACCGCCTTGATCTGGCCGGTGTGCCCGGACAACGTGGCCGCCGGCCGGGGGTGGTCGGGATCGCCGACGTCCCACAGCCGCGCGGTGAAGTCCTCGCTGCCGACCAGGGCGGTACGGCCGTCCGGACCGAAGGCGACGGCGGACAGGGCACCGTCGTGCCCGGCGAGGACCGGCCCCGACACGTCGGTCAGTCGCACGGTGTGGTCGGCGCCCGCCGAGGCCAGGATGCGCCCGTCGGGGCTGAAGGCGACCGCCCAGATGGTGTTGGTGTGGCCGGTCCCGGTCGCCAGCGGGCGGGGCCGGGTGGGCTCGGACACATCCCACAGGCGAGTGGTGAAGTCCCAGCCGGCGGTGGCCAGCCGCGTCCCGTCGGCGCTGAACGCGACCGTCTGGACCGGCCCGGTGTGCCCGCCGACCGAGGCGAGCGCGACCGGCTCGCCCGGTCGGCCGACGTCCCACAGCCGGGTCTGGTGGTCCTGCCCGGCCACCGCGAGGATCCGGCCGTCGGTGCTCAGCGCCACGGAGGTCACCCCCTCCGCGCGGTCCGGCAACCGGCCGAGCGGGCGCGGATCGCGGGGGTCGCCGACGTCCCACAGCCGGGTGTCGCCGTCCTCGCTCCCGGTGACCAGGACGCGCCCGTCCGGGCCGAAGGCGACGGTGCCCACCGTCGCGGTATGGCCGGCCGGCGCGGACAGCCGGGTCGGGGTGCGACGGTCCGAGATGTCCCACAGGCGCACCACACCCCCCGCGCCCGCCGTGACCAAAAGGCGCGCGTCGGGACCGGGCACGGCCCGGAACACCGCCTCGTCGTGCGCCGCGAAGTGGGTGATCAGCACCGGAGCGCGGGGATCGGACACGTCCCACAGACGCACCGTGCCGTCATAGTTCGCGCTGACCAGCAGCCGGCCCCCGGCATCGACGGTCAGCGATTCCACGTCCTCGGGCTGACCGGGCAACTCCGCGAGCACGGTCGCGCGGTGCGGGCTCCGCACGTCCCACAGCCGGATCGTGCGATCGTCACCCCCGGTGATCAGGGTGGCCCCGTCGGGCGTGAACACCACGCTGTTGACGTCGTGCTCGATGCGGGTCGCGAACGGGGTCGTGAACGCGCTCAGCAGGCTGCCGCGCGCCGCGTCGGTGGGCGACAACCGGTAGGCGGCCAGGCTCAGCTGCGCGGCCGTCGCGGGATCCATCGGGCGCAGGTCGGCGGCGTTCGCGGCCACCTTCCCCGACAGCGCCGCGTCGCGCTCGTCGTCCGCCCGGTGCTGGGCGCGCACCGCCGTGTAGCCGGCCCCCAGGGTCAGCGCGAGGAGCGTCACGAGCACCGCCGTCAGGGCGCCGAACAGCCGGGTCCGACGCCGATCGGCGGACACCCCTGCGGCCAAAAACGCCCGTTCCAGGTCGTTGAGTTCGGCGAATCCGCGCCGCGCCCGCTCGCGCACGTCCGCCAACCGATCGCCCCGGTACAGCAGTTCGCGGTCGCGGCCGAGCGCGTCCCAGGCGCCGGCGGCCTCGGTGAGCCGCCGATGGATGCGCAGGTCCTCGCGGTCGCGCAGCAACCAGCCGGCCAACCGCGGCCAGGCCCGGATCACCGCCTCGTGGGCCACCTCGACGGTGTCCCGGTCGAGCACGATCAGCCGCGCTCCGGTCAGCACCTCGAGCAGGGCGTCCAACTCGGCGGGCCCCGCGAGCCCGGCGAGTTCGGCTCGGTACACACGCCTGCGGGTGTCCTCGGCGCCCTCGCCCAGCGCGGTGAGCCGGACGAAGACGCCGCGCAGCAGCAGCCGTCGCTCCGGCGTGCTCGCGGCGTACACCCCCTCCGCGGTCTGCGCGACGGCGCCGTGCACACCGCCGAGGGCGTGGTAGTCGGCCGCGCGCAGATCGTGCCCCTCGCGGCGGTACCAGGTCTGCCGCAGCGCGTGCGCGAGCAGCGGCAGGCTGCCGGGCCGGTCGGCCGCGTCCGCGATCAGGTCGGCGACCAGGTCGGCGTCCACGTCCACGCCGACCCGCCGGGCGGGTGCGGTGACGATCTCGCGCAACTCCTCGCGCGTGGGCGGCCCGATCGGCAGTTGGGTGCCCTCGCGCAGCGCGACGACCAGGTCCGGGTGCGCCGAGCAGTGGGCGTAGAAGTCGGCGCGCACGACCAGGACGACGCGCACCCGATCCCCCGGCGCCCGCGCCAGGTCGGCCACCGCGCGCAGGAACGCGTCCCGTTCCGCGTGGTCCGCGCACAGCGTGAACGCCTCCTCGAACTGGTCGACCACCAGCACCAGTCGGGTGCTCGGCCGGCGCGACAGCCAGGCGTCGAGCACGCGGTCGAGCGCGCCCGGCTCCTCGGCCGGTCGCGCGGTCAGCGCGTCGGGATCGAGCGGTCGCCCGGCCGTCGCCTCGGGCTCGGGGTCCGGGTCGAGATCCGCGTCCGGCAACCCGGCCAGCGCGTGGGCGAGTTCGACCAGGGGATGAGCGCCGGGGGTGAACCGGCACGGCTGCCACGTCCGGTCCAGACCGGCCAGCACCCCGGCGCGGACGAGGGACGACTTGCCGCTGCCGGACGCCCCGAACACCGCGAGCAGCCGGGGCCCGCCCTCGGCCTCCAGGCAGGCGATCGCCCGCGCGATCGACTCGCCCCTGCCGAA includes these proteins:
- a CDS encoding AAA family ATPase, producing MSDPDIERPVPRAGRPQRPVDPDAGPVARLAWELRELRQAAGAPTYRTLARRAHYAASTLAEAAKGERLPTLAVTLAYVRACGGDVDDWEERWRDAAASTSAAPVEDEPPCPYPGLTAYREQDAEIFFGRGESIARAIACLEAEGGPRLLAVFGASGSGKSSLVRAGVLAGLDRTWQPCRFTPGAHPLVELAHALAGLPDADLDPDPEPEATAGRPLDPDALTARPAEEPGALDRVLDAWLSRRPSTRLVLVVDQFEEAFTLCADHAERDAFLRAVADLARAPGDRVRVVLVVRADFYAHCSAHPDLVVALREGTQLPIGPPTREELREIVTAPARRVGVDVDADLVADLIADAADRPGSLPLLAHALRQTWYRREGHDLRAADYHALGGVHGAVAQTAEGVYAASTPERRLLLRGVFVRLTALGEGAEDTRRRVYRAELAGLAGPAELDALLEVLTGARLIVLDRDTVEVAHEAVIRAWPRLAGWLLRDREDLRIHRRLTEAAGAWDALGRDRELLYRGDRLADVRERARRGFAELNDLERAFLAAGVSADRRRTRLFGALTAVLVTLLALTLGAGYTAVRAQHRADDERDAALSGKVAANAADLRPMDPATAAQLSLAAYRLSPTDAARGSLLSAFTTPFATRIEHDVNSVVFTPDGATLITGGDDRTIRLWDVRSPHRATVLAELPGQPEDVESLTVDAGGRLLVSANYDGTVRLWDVSDPRAPVLITHFAAHDEAVFRAVPGPDARLLVTAGAGGVVRLWDISDRRTPTRLSAPAGHTATVGTVAFGPDGRVLVTGSEDGDTRLWDVGDPRDPRPLGRLPDRAEGVTSVALSTDGRILAVAGQDHQTRLWDVGRPGEPVALASVGGHTGPVQTVAFSADGTRLATAGWDFTTRLWDVSEPTRPRPLATGTGHTNTIWAVAFSPDGRILASAGADHTVRLTDVSGPVLAGHDGALSAVAFGPDGRTALVGSEDFTARLWDVGDPDHPRPAATLSGHTGQIKAVGFAPSGRIAATGSIDTTIGLWDVADPRHPIRLSSVPARDDVRTLAFGSGGDLLASAGGGTPGVRLWDVSDPARVRQVGVVPEGAGSLAVAFHPRAAILAVSQLDAVHLWDVADPRHPRRLGDLVGHTDGIDAVAFAPDGRVLATAGFDGTARLWDVGDPVAPRPLATLTGHVGGVSAVAFASDGRTLATSGVDGTARLWGVGDPRRPRAEGVLAGHTDRVHALAFGPDGRVLVTASEDRTARLWFTDVERVAARVCALAHPRLTREEWNRYFPGVGFHPPCPSG
- the rocD gene encoding ornithine--oxo-acid transaminase; protein product: MSTQHSPVPSSPEHKSGVGRPGGPGTESTRLIALAEDYSAHNYHPLPIVVAEAHGAWMTDVEGRRYLDMLAGYSALNFGHGNARLIDAAKRQLDRVTLTSRAFHNDRFAPFCEQLAELAGMEMVLVMNTGAEAVETAVKTARKWGYEVKGVPDGRARIIVAAGNFHGRTTTIVSFSTDEEARRHFGPYTPGFDVVPYGDAAALRAAITDDTVAVLIEPIQGEAGVLVPPPGYLAEVRRVTAERDVLFIADEIQSGLGRTGRTFACEHEGVVPDMYILGKALGGGILPISAVVSSRAVLGVFAPGEHGSTFGGNPLACAVGLEVLDILRSGEFQQRSADLGDHLHRELAALVGHSVTTVRGRGLWAGVDIDPAHGTARAVSQALLDRGVLVKDTHGQTIRIAPPLVISKDDLEWSLDQLRAVLT
- a CDS encoding DUF397 domain-containing protein, with the protein product MRATPGTGATAWRKSSYSNGDQGNCVEVRDDLPGFVPVRDSKDPGLGHLNIAAGPWAAFVHALRG